The Brassica napus cultivar Da-Ae chromosome C7, Da-Ae, whole genome shotgun sequence genomic interval CAGCAGCCTCGCGGATTGAGTGGACCTGAAGAGACCGCCGCTTCAATATTTATAAGGAGAAACTGATTTGTTATTTAAGAATATCTTTGGTTTGAGAGAGAAAGCAGAACCTTGTCTTGTAACCATTGCATGCAAAGAGCGCCAAGCTTATCGTCAAAGAAGCCAACACCTAACTGACTTGCCAACAAAGGTATGTACTCAATGATAGCAAGTCTTACCCTCCAGTGTCTATCTTCAGCAAGTTCTACAATTGCTGGCAACAAGGATTGCGATAGTAGATCAATCCCAATAACCtgccaaatataaaatattggaaTCATCAAGTGAAAGTCGATAAGCAAAAAAAGTTGAATAATGTTTATCTGTGAAACCATTGACATGAGAAAATTTTGTTTGGGTAAGTTGGTCAAACCTGGttcacttggtcgagtttgCTGATGATGTTCAAGCGTACATCTGGAAACTCATCTTTCAACAGCGAAAGAAAGATTGGAAGGAGATGCTCAATTGTTGCATCCTGCATTGGAAAAATCAATGTAAAGGTTAACGTATGCAACATATAcaatccaacaaaaaaaatctctctgtACAACTGATCACGGTTATGGGCACTTTCCAGGTACAATTATTGGACGAAAAGGCTGAGTTAAATACTAACGTACATCTTTCCCATCACTGTAGAGTCAACACACATCTATATTTGCGAACTGTCTTACCTTACCCAAGACTGGAGCCATTCCCATTATAACTGAAGCCAGTGCAGATCTGACGTGTTGAGATGAGTCTGTTGATAGCTCCTACAGGTAGAATTAAAAGAAACTATAAGTACTATGTAACAGCTTATAAGTGTCGAGTCATTGAttctttgaaaaaaattgaGATTCTCACACGGGTCTCTTAGAATGTACCTTTACGCAGGGGAGAATGTGCTGAATAGCAAGTTCAGGGTTTAGGATCCGACAAAACTTAGTAACTTTTCCAGCAGCTGCTATGCGTACTTCAGCCTCATTGTCACGAAGTAGACGCACATATGCAGGCACCAGTTCCGTCCTTGATATAGAAGGAACATTAAATAGTATTAGGAAGAAGCAACGGGTATCATCAAATATATTGATAATCATACCTCTGAAGAGGTAATCCACCAATATAGAAATGCATATAATGCAATAGGCCTAAAGAACTTCATTAAAACATACTACATGTTTATCCAAGACTCCTTACCTAGTAGGCTCAGGTCCCACGGCTTCACAAAGCTCATAGAGCTGATTTGCTACCATGTAACGCACACGCCAAGACTTATCCTGCTCAGTGACAAAGTACAAAGATTAAACATCTCATAAGTGTAGTTTATCCAAGGATCATCATCATAAAGACTATGCAATTAGCACACATGATTACCTGCGAGAAATTAACAATCACGGGAAGAATGTGCGCAACACAGTCCTGAGGCTCCAACAATTTCCCAAGAGCAGCACAACCCTCAACCGCCAATAATCTAACGGAATCTTGATCTGATATGAAAGACAATGAAGAACCGTAAGATGAAAATAATGTTAGATAACTAAATAGATATGTGGACACTCATTTTCATCTTTATCTTCAGCTAATGCTCAGTGTGTAATGCATTTCAGTGCCTGCTGGCCGTAACTTTTTTTACATCCATCCGCCACCCGCAAAAGCATATTTAATACCGACTCGGCAATTACATGCTTAAACAAGCAGCAAAGCGACAGTGTGAACCATAACAGATAAGAAATTACCATCTTGAGTAAGATCATCAAACATAGACATAACGTCGGTCTTCAAGTGAGCTGATTCAATAGTAGCAGCAAATTTCCCCAGATTGGTTGCTGCAGCTCTTCGCACCATTGGCATATCATCTTGACAGAGCTGGGTATATATTGATCTCAACTCAGTCTTCACCGCATCTGGGGCGCTAGGGTATGCAATATGGAAAACTCCACAAGCTGAAACTCTGGCTGTGAACCATTCACCAGCTGCAAGTCTCTGTTACATCAGGGAGAGTAAACTTAAGTAATTTCCTTATTTCAACAATACAATATGCAAAGTTCTTAACGAAAAACATCTACTTGGCTTTCAATAAAGATGGCCAGTCACATAAACATCCGAAAAAAACAAGTCAGCTAGTTATGCCAGACACCCTAGAAAAACCAGTATGGTCTTATTGTTTTCAACCTAGCAGTTGTCTATTCCAAAACTTTGAGAGGCTAATATAGTTTCAGTCTCTATAAGAACATATGCATACTGTAACTTATTTCTTATGAGAGTCTAATATAGTTTCAGTCTCTATAAGAACATATGCATACTGGAACTTATTTCTTATGAGAGTCTAATACAACTTCATTCTCTATAAACATACGCATACTGTAACTTATTTACTATGATAGTCTAATATAACTTTAACTTCGATCTCTATATTAACATATGAATATTGTAACTTATTTCCTATGAGATTCAAATATAACTTCATTCTCTTCttaaatgagtttaatataatCTTTATCTTTCAATATTCTTCTTGATTCCTCTATATTTTCTAGATATTTCCTTATCTTTGTGTTTTCTATAATCTGGATAACATGAGAAATGAAATGAAACCACGAGTTGTTATCCTCCTCTCTTGGCTAACCTTAACCAACGGTATGAAATGCTCAACCAAATCACTCTCCTTCATCTGAGACCCAACTCTGCAAAGCGACTCAACAGCTTTCTCCCTCACACAAGTCTCCTCAACCGTGGAGAGAGTCTCCAACGGTGGAAGCAGAACGTGCGCGTGCTCAACGCCACCAACGTAAGGAATAAACACTCCCAATTCCTCAGCCATTGCAAGCAGCACCTCATCGTCATCGTCATTGTTTTCGCTCAGAAAGGGAATCAGCTCCTTCCTCGTCCTCTCCTCGCCGAGAGCGCGAGCAATCGTGGAAAGCCTTCTGATCGAATTCAACCTTAGCTGAATGTCATCGTTTTTAAGCTCGTCTATGAGGACGGCGATGGGGTAAAGCGGCTCCTCGGTCATCGACATCTTTGATCAAAAGTTCGATTCTCACCTAATACGATCAGAGAAATCGCAAACGCGAGCAATTAGGAGAAGAACCTAGCACAGATCTTACTAAGGAAGACAAAGAAGATCTGAATTGAATTTACTTCGATTCGAATGAAATGAAAACGGATTTACCGATTCGTTGGCGCCTTCACGGAGGCTGATGCAAATATTCTCCGAGCGATCCTGGAAGAAGAcgactgagagagagagagcgagagatcTTTCTCGAACCTTTTTCCTACGAACTAGTCTTCAAGCGTTCATTGAAGTGGGCTCGAAATCATATCCTCTAAATGGGTTTATGCATGGCCCATCCGCACCAATATTTGATTTGTGTTTGTTGGatatcaaaatttatagatttaatttatttttattctttaagaCGGCATTTGATATGGCTTTTATTTGAAGAATGTAAATTTGAAACACATGGTACAAAATATAAAtgcaaattaattttttttttagaccaAACATTTAACTAACTAATAAGCTGTATCGTCAAGATTATTGAGAAGAAGAGGTATGCAACCAAACCGAAAATAGGAACAAACCTATCATCACTCACTAACTTTAGTAAGCTTCTTCTTCAAAACCATGTTGATCGAATAGACTTTTACTAAACAATAGTACATAAGAagcaactatatatatatatacatgtatatcaGTATATTATACCGTACATTTCAATGTACAGCGGTTAAGTTACTTGAATTAAAACTCTCACACTTGAATTGAAACCATGGAACCACTATCTTTTACCACTCTTCTGAACCATTACAAACACCAATTGGATCCAACAAAGCTCGGTGGCAATATCTTGTATTGGGGTTAAAGCCTTTTCGGGgtttcatattattatatacaaacttttagattttgtttgtgCATTTACTTGTTTAAAGTAAATCGATATGTTTGTGCATTTAATGATCGCAGCTGCTATCTATAttattacctttttttttaaatatggataGCAGTATAAATGATAATTGTTCGAAACATGCAtgaatcccctagactatatttacGAAGTAATTTTGCCACCTGTCCTTTTTACaatcaattttacaaaacaaatatgacatgactactgaaattgatgacatgtcttatagcTTAATATGACACTAGACCCTGATACGCGGGCCAGCGCGGATTTgaattttcggtttttggttatttatttaactaaataatgtatttgtaatatttgatgtattatattcaccaagtaaataatttttttggcatcttaaaccatctatttacgatgaatatttgatatcatataaaaaattgaacaaatagacgtaatttGAGAATTGTaaacgatatataaaaacaatggttattaatgtaaaatatgaagaaatattatattatgacttagtatggcataaaagattataaattagttatacatgtttaaagaaaataaaatgatttttaaacttctatgaaaaatttaacatataaaaaagggcgatgaattagtcatcaaattgtaaataatttcataattttattaataataaattatttatagtctttgtttttcgtcaataattattaaatgtccataacattaatatgttaaaaaggtcatattatgaaagcccatgttgtaaccgttttttcccgggaagtgtaacaaaaaaaattacatttaactctttgttttgtttaagtttgtgtcggtaaaagattaaaaaaaatctctctatcttttttcagtgttcaatttgaagcttattatgcggaaatcatacgcaaatataggcaattggttggaatctctatatctttatattcttataaattttaaatttattgtttcttcttctgcaagcaaatcaattaccgaagtaatagatcaattggttggaatcaaatctattcttataattagtgtaattatggttacagtttctatatttaatatgtacattaaagatacgacattgaagatattatgttttgattaatagaagatattggattttgagtttgtatttattgatttgtttttttataaagcttagaaaatcaatgggatgattggttggttgatacatcctataaagaaaacgaaaactataggtggtttgaatattgtacatcgatcgatgcatgatgtaagttgactatataaaacttgaatatgatcatttcaaactaaagtataggtaggttatatgcatttgttatattgtagttaatatattttaaatattacataagtcaagtgattcacgttttcgtaaaaataaaattcaagtttattattgggccgtactcatacgtaataagctacgttaaatatgatgtatttttaggttcatttaatgactttaagtttaaatttgattaaggaaaactcattaattcaactggaaaagacaagcattaaaataggtaggtttatttaatgacattaagtttaaatttgcttaaggaaaactcattaatttaactggaaaagacaagcattaaaataggtagtttaatttaattctcagtggcatggaagtgtaaataagttagaaaacttaggGGTATTTTTTAATGGGTACTTATCTTTTATTAATAGAGATTTAGTGTGATGTCCTCCAACGTTTTCGGTTAAATGTTGTTAAGTTTCGAATTTGTACTTTACTTTTATGTAATCATATTTAGAAGTTAatttaatgatgttaagtttatatttgaataaggaaaacacattaatctaactgaaaaaaacaagcattaaaatagaaaattcaatttaattgtcagtggcatggaagtgt includes:
- the LOC106425308 gene encoding serine/threonine-protein phosphatase 2A 65 kDa regulatory subunit A beta isoform-like — protein: MSMTEEPLYPIAVLIDELKNDDIQLRLNSIRRLSTIARALGEERTRKELIPFLSENNDDDDEVLLAMAEELGVFIPYVGGVEHAHVLLPPLETLSTVEETCVREKAVESLCRVGSQMKESDLVEHFIPLVKRLAAGEWFTARVSACGVFHIAYPSAPDAVKTELRSIYTQLCQDDMPMVRRAAATNLGKFAATIESAHLKTDVMSMFDDLTQDDQDSVRLLAVEGCAALGKLLEPQDCVAHILPVIVNFSQDKSWRVRYMVANQLYELCEAVGPEPTRTELVPAYVRLLRDNEAEVRIAAAGKVTKFCRILNPELAIQHILPCVKELSTDSSQHVRSALASVIMGMAPVLGKDATIEHLLPIFLSLLKDEFPDVRLNIISKLDQVNQVIGIDLLSQSLLPAIVELAEDRHWRVRLAIIEYIPLLASQLGVGFFDDKLGALCMQWLQDKVHSIREAAANNVKRLAEEFGPEWAMQHIVPQVLEMISNPHYLYRMTILRAVSLLAPVMGSEITCSKLLPVVMTGAKDRVPNIKFNVAKVLQSLIPIVDQSVVEKTIRPGLVELSEDPDVDVRFFANQALQSIDNVMMSS